A window of Bacillota bacterium genomic DNA:
CCACCACCGGCTGGGAAGGCGGATGGTCAAGAAGCTCAAGGTCTACCGGGGACCGGATCATCCCCACGCCGCCCAGCGGCCGGAACCTTTGTCCCTGTAGGGAGTTGATAAAGGAAAGATGGCAGTAGAGGTCAAGCCAGTATACTTTTACGGCACCGGGCGCCGCAAGGAATCGGTGGCCCGGGTGCGGTTGACGCCGGGCACGGGGAAGATTTCCGTGAACGGCGGGAGTCTAGAGGAGTACTTCCCGGTTTACCGGCACCGGGTGGTCGTCCTGCGTCCGCTTAATGTGAGCGGGACCCTCAACCACGTGGATGTGGTGGTCAAGGTGCACGGGGGTGGCATTTCCGGCCAGGCGGGAGCCGTGAGCCTGGGCATTGCGCGGGCCCTGTGCGAACTCGACCCCTCCCTGCGCCCTGCCCTCAAGAAGGCAGGGTTGCTTACTCGCGACCCTCGCGTCAAGGAGCGGCGCAAGTACGGCTTGAAGAAAGCCCGCAAGGCCCCTCAGTTCTCGAAGCGCTGACGTTTGCTGTGCAGCTCTGCGGGCACCGATCCCCCTGGCGTCGGGCTTGCTGATTGTCTGTGCGTGAGGCGCACGGTTGCGCGCCGGACCGGGCCATACCGGACCCCGAGGCTGAATATCAGTGATGCGGGGGACGGAGGTTGCCCGCTCACGTCAGGGCATACTCTCCCGGAGCGAGTGATGCGTCCGGGCCCAGGCGAAGGGCGGCCCGGCGGCGGCATCGGCTGTTGCCGCGCGTGGTGTGGTGGCTGCCCCGGGGTACCAGGCTTTTGTGGCTCGCGGGGCTGGCGGGGGCCCTGCTGGCCTGGGGAATTGCCACGTCGTGGGTGGTGGGAGGCGGCTGCTCTATGGTCGGCGTCCTGCTTGACCGGGTGGTGGTTATCGATCCCGGTCACGGGGGACCGGACCCGGGGGCAGTCGGCCCGCGGGGAGAACTGGAGAAAGATGTGGTCCTGGGCATTTCCCTCCATTTGTTACGCTATTTCACCGCTGCCGGCGCCCGCGCCATCCTCACCAGGGACCGGGATGAGGATCTCTCCGGCCTGCCTCCCGAGGTCCCCGATGTGAAGGCCATTGACCTCAAGCGGCGGGTGGAAATAGCCCGGGGGGCGCGGGCCGACGTTTTCCTCTGCATTCATGCCAATGCCACCGAATCTCCGTACTGGCGCGGGGCCCAGACCTTTTACCGGCCCAACCACCCCGACAGCGCCCGGCTGGCGCGCTGCATCCAGCGGGAACTGGTGCGGGTGACCCGCCGCACCGATAGGGTGGCGCTGCCGGGCCCCAAACAGTACGTGCTGGACAACGTGACCATGCCCGCCGTCACTGTCGAGGTGGGTTTCATGTCCAATCCCGAGGAAGCACGCCTCCTGACCGATCCCGATTACCAAAAGCTGGTGGCGTGGGCGATATTCCTTGGCACCGCCCGGTACTTTGCGGAAGGAGAACGCCCCTGAGGTTCGACCAGGACAACCCGGGAAAAATCCGCCACCTCGACCGGGAACAATAGGGCGGGAACCGGCAGGAGAGTTCCGTCCGGAGGAGAAGCTTACCATAAGAACTGAACCGGTGCCCGGCCGGACATCTCAGCGGCCGGGCGGTGCCCCGGGGCGGGGAGGGAGTGCCTCATGGCGGGGCAGATCCTCATGGGGGCCCTGGCCCCCCACCCCCCCATTGTGGTGCCCGAGGTGGGGGGACGGGAGATAAGGAAGGTGGCGGCCACGCAGGATGGCCTGCGTGTGCTGGGGCATCGGGCGGCGCAGGTGAGTCCCGAGGTACTGGTGATGTTCAGCCCCCACGCGCCTCTCGCGCGGGAGGGGGTCCCCCTCCTCGAAGCACCCCGGCTGCGGGGGGACCTGGCGCTGTTCGGCGCCCCCCACGTGTCCATGGAGTGGCGGGTGGATGGGGAACTCCTCGCTGCCATCAGAGAGGAAGCGGTTGCCCGCGGCGTCCCCACGGTAACTCTTGCCGAGGAGCGGGTGCGGCGCTTCGCCGGGTCGCTGCTCGATCACGGGCTGGCGGTTCCCCTGTACTACCTGCGCCAGGCGGGGGTGGAGTGCCCGCTGGTGGCCACGGGGATTTCCCCTCTCCCCTGGGAAGAACTGGTGCGGTTTGGGCAGGCGGTGGCGGCGGCCATCGGGGCGAGTGGGCGCAAAG
This region includes:
- the rpsI gene encoding 30S ribosomal protein S9; this translates as MAVEVKPVYFYGTGRRKESVARVRLTPGTGKISVNGGSLEEYFPVYRHRVVVLRPLNVSGTLNHVDVVVKVHGGGISGQAGAVSLGIARALCELDPSLRPALKKAGLLTRDPRVKERRKYGLKKARKAPQFSKR
- a CDS encoding N-acetylmuramoyl-L-alanine amidase produces the protein MVWWLPRGTRLLWLAGLAGALLAWGIATSWVVGGGCSMVGVLLDRVVVIDPGHGGPDPGAVGPRGELEKDVVLGISLHLLRYFTAAGARAILTRDRDEDLSGLPPEVPDVKAIDLKRRVEIARGARADVFLCIHANATESPYWRGAQTFYRPNHPDSARLARCIQRELVRVTRRTDRVALPGPKQYVLDNVTMPAVTVEVGFMSNPEEARLLTDPDYQKLVAWAIFLGTARYFAEGERP